In a genomic window of Flavobacteriales bacterium:
- a CDS encoding HAD family hydrolase: MSLRPGFFLDRDGVINRERGEHTWRMADFELLPGVAEAVRSASDAGYAVAVITNQSGIGLGLYGHAEVSALHERLESELAASGARIDLVLYCPHHPSKGKCLCRKPGSLLLERAVARLGIDPARSVMIGDRERDVQAAGSAGVRGVLVPANGDLRVAVKRELRPA, translated from the coding sequence CGTGATGGCGTGATCAACCGCGAGCGCGGGGAGCACACTTGGCGCATGGCCGATTTCGAGCTGTTGCCTGGAGTGGCCGAGGCGGTGCGGTCCGCTTCGGATGCTGGCTATGCCGTGGCCGTGATCACGAACCAGAGCGGGATCGGGCTGGGATTGTATGGGCACGCCGAAGTTTCGGCCCTCCACGAGCGTTTGGAATCCGAATTGGCCGCTTCAGGCGCGCGAATCGACCTGGTCCTGTACTGCCCGCACCACCCCTCGAAGGGCAAATGCTTGTGCCGCAAGCCCGGGAGCTTGCTTCTGGAGAGGGCCGTGGCCCGCCTTGGCATCGACCCTGCGCGTTCGGTGATGATCGGAGACCGCGAGCGCGATGTGCAGGCTGCTGGATCAGCGGGCGTTCGGGGGGTGCTGGTGCCTGCCAACGGCGATCTGCGCGTGGCCGTGAAGCGCGAACTTCGCCCCGCATGA